The following coding sequences are from one Deltaproteobacteria bacterium window:
- a CDS encoding RidA family protein produces MEVEKKLADMGLVLPPSPAPVANYVPAVQSGNLLFVSGHGPALFVDGKHQYIRGKLGQDMTVEQGYEAAKQVTLNILQSIKGMIGDLDKVRRIVKLLGFVNCTEDFPDQPRVINGASDLLVALYGERGKHARSAVGMQQLPFGIAVEIEMVVEIEG; encoded by the coding sequence ATGGAAGTCGAAAAGAAACTCGCGGATATGGGGTTAGTGCTCCCACCGTCGCCGGCACCGGTGGCGAACTATGTGCCAGCAGTGCAGTCCGGCAATTTATTGTTCGTTTCCGGCCACGGCCCGGCACTGTTTGTCGATGGCAAGCACCAATACATTCGCGGCAAGCTCGGCCAGGACATGACTGTGGAACAAGGCTATGAGGCGGCGAAACAAGTCACGCTCAATATCCTGCAATCCATCAAAGGGATGATCGGCGATCTCGACAAGGTGCGACGGATCGTTAAACTGCTGGGTTTCGTGAACTGCACGGAAGATTTCCCCGACCAGCCGCGGGTCATCAACGGCGCTTCGGATCTGCTCGTCGCTTTGTATGGAGAGCGCGGCAAACATGCGCGTTCGGCGGTGGGGATGCAACAGTTGCCGTTCGGGATTGCCGTAGAAATCGAAATGGTTGTAGAAATAGAAGGCTAG
- a CDS encoding hydroxyquinol 1,2-dioxygenase, producing MNGYQEFQLGQFRFTRDDYFAHVHFPTAAGKPMEHKIDIDAFLRPLQRDLAWGFFYGMVKFDDVFGTINHYGTVEVFGGKYHKALRQGGFWHAEELKRGEVEQAFTQMLEDWVPADFDPFAAPRETGSAVGPKRAGNLAAIHRKRVVTTRMAKQEDRQEPDYPVNDAFKGMEFQQGEMHIKAGHEQKFGLMNLYEYLSRSDVTWNPSIVSVLEHSLFCPTTEEHRLPVKHGNDRVEWFMQLNGQIDWEVCDQNTGELLAYIRMRPGDVCAMPSDIQHQGFAPERSMLLVWENADPQMPKKIQSGAVPGDPDKLVTMPE from the coding sequence ATGAACGGCTATCAAGAATTCCAACTCGGCCAGTTTCGCTTCACACGCGACGATTATTTTGCCCATGTGCATTTTCCTACGGCGGCAGGCAAACCCATGGAACATAAGATCGATATCGATGCGTTCCTGCGTCCGTTGCAGCGCGACCTCGCCTGGGGGTTTTTCTACGGCATGGTGAAGTTCGACGACGTGTTCGGCACCATCAATCACTATGGCACAGTGGAAGTGTTCGGTGGGAAATACCACAAAGCCTTGCGCCAAGGCGGGTTTTGGCATGCCGAAGAACTCAAACGCGGCGAGGTCGAGCAAGCTTTTACACAAATGCTCGAAGACTGGGTGCCTGCGGATTTCGATCCTTTCGCTGCGCCACGGGAGACGGGGTCAGCGGTGGGTCCGAAACGCGCCGGCAATCTCGCGGCGATTCATCGCAAGCGCGTCGTGACCACGCGCATGGCGAAGCAAGAGGACCGACAAGAGCCGGATTATCCCGTCAACGACGCCTTCAAAGGGATGGAGTTCCAGCAAGGCGAGATGCACATCAAAGCCGGGCACGAGCAAAAATTCGGCCTGATGAATCTGTACGAATACCTGTCCCGCTCGGATGTGACCTGGAACCCTTCCATCGTCTCCGTGCTGGAGCATAGCTTGTTCTGCCCGACTACCGAGGAGCATCGGCTGCCGGTGAAACACGGGAACGACCGCGTTGAGTGGTTCATGCAACTGAACGGGCAAATCGACTGGGAAGTCTGCGATCAAAACACTGGAGAGCTGCTGGCGTACATCCGCATGCGCCCCGGCGATGTCTGCGCCATGCCGTCGGATATTCAGCATCAAGGGTTCGCGCCCGAGCGCTCCATGCTGCTGGTCTGGGAAAACGCCGATCCGCAAATGCCGAAGAAAATCCAGAGCGGTGCGGTCCCCGGTGACCCGGACAAACTCGTCACCATGCCAGAATAA
- a CDS encoding hydroxyquinol 1,2-dioxygenase, which translates to MQPSKDRPLSASMTQYEKGGVDIVDPREHIKRYVYSNVYEIGARAQPYEKIAVAKNGPYVIECIVAEGVMPQWRLQLHDEFVLCLEGEVRIDFIAPRVELPAGGHPEVAGEEMGYILVREGNLGLLPKGMAYRFSARQRSLLLQQTKHSADTVLAWDDICDGWK; encoded by the coding sequence ATGCAGCCAAGCAAAGATCGTCCATTGTCGGCCTCAATGACGCAGTACGAAAAAGGTGGCGTCGATATCGTCGACCCCAGAGAGCATATCAAGCGCTATGTCTACTCGAACGTCTACGAGATCGGCGCGCGCGCCCAGCCCTACGAGAAGATTGCCGTCGCCAAAAACGGACCCTATGTCATCGAGTGTATCGTCGCCGAAGGGGTCATGCCGCAGTGGCGGTTACAGCTACACGACGAGTTCGTGCTCTGTTTGGAGGGCGAAGTACGCATTGACTTCATTGCGCCACGGGTTGAACTGCCGGCCGGCGGGCACCCGGAAGTCGCAGGCGAGGAGATGGGATACATTCTCGTGCGCGAGGGCAATCTGGGTCTCTTGCCGAAGGGCATGGCCTATCGTTTCAGCGCCAGGCAACGTTCGCTCCTCCTCCAGCAGACCAAACACAGCGCCGACACCGTGCTGGCGTGGGACGACATTTGCGATGGGTGGAAATAG
- a CDS encoding SDR family oxidoreductase — protein MDRLKGKVALITGGGSGIGRATCLLFAREGATVVVADYVAEGGHETVRQIKATGGEAAFVQADVSKSADVQNMIATAAKTYGRVDVLFNNAGIEGPSTKIANYKEDDWDRVIAIDLTSVYLGMKYVIPKMIEQGGGVIISTASVAGLVGFPGSGAYAAAKAGVINMTRMVALEYADKNIRVNCICPGIIDTPMVDRVVGGRPKERVIKAEPIGRLGKPEDIANAALFLASDESSFATGAPFVIDGGYVAR, from the coding sequence ATGGACAGATTAAAAGGTAAGGTTGCACTCATCACCGGTGGTGGCTCGGGTATTGGCCGCGCCACTTGTCTCTTATTCGCCCGCGAAGGAGCGACGGTCGTCGTGGCGGACTACGTGGCCGAGGGCGGTCACGAGACGGTACGGCAGATCAAGGCCACTGGCGGAGAAGCGGCCTTCGTGCAGGCCGATGTCTCGAAATCCGCAGACGTGCAAAACATGATCGCCACGGCGGCAAAAACCTATGGGCGCGTCGATGTCTTGTTCAATAACGCGGGGATTGAAGGTCCGTCCACAAAGATCGCCAATTACAAGGAAGACGATTGGGATCGGGTGATTGCCATCGATCTCACGTCGGTCTACCTGGGGATGAAATACGTCATTCCCAAAATGATCGAACAAGGCGGTGGAGTGATTATCAGCACAGCATCGGTCGCCGGATTGGTGGGGTTTCCTGGCAGTGGCGCGTATGCGGCGGCGAAAGCTGGCGTGATTAACATGACCCGCATGGTAGCGCTGGAGTATGCAGACAAAAACATCCGCGTGAACTGCATCTGTCCAGGCATTATCGACACGCCGATGGTGGACCGTGTCGTAGGTGGTCGCCCGAAAGAACGTGTGATCAAAGCCGAGCCCATCGGCCGCCTCGGCAAGCCGGAAGACATTGCCAATGCCGCGTTGTTCTTGGCGAGTGACGAATCGTCCTTCGCCACCGGCGCACCGTTCGTGATTGACGGCGGATACGTCGCCAGGTAA
- a CDS encoding acetyl-CoA hydrolase/transferase family protein, with the protein MDWREHYREKLITAQRAAAMIQSGQRVVTSLATVEPQYLIHALCDRWQELRDVEIMASNTMKPYPWFEKERGAAFKIHASYLSGYSRPLYQEKRLEYGIGTVYSPTKGLESGRSHPMIDAEVCLLMVSTPNAQGFCSFGDQLWYSRAWVERSKLVIAEVNPLLIRTGGDNYVHVSQLDYLVEQPEPTRPFGLTLSVSPDEQEAAEKIGALVASLVRDGDTIQIGLGSVSMAAGLYLREKNDLGVHSEIITSGMLDLYRRGVITGKKKTIDTGKMVSTGMFLEPEDYVFVDGNPAVELRNAWYTNSPAVIAGSHNQVAINNALSVDFTGQVTAEAFGPQMYTGVAGQLDFVLGAYLSPGGRSITVLPSTARAGTVSRIVPMFPEGQVVSLPRTYVDYIVTEYGIASLAGKSEQARAEALITIAHPKFREELQAAARKKFVS; encoded by the coding sequence ATGGATTGGCGCGAGCACTATCGCGAGAAGCTGATCACCGCCCAGCGAGCGGCAGCCATGATTCAGTCCGGCCAGAGAGTAGTGACGTCGCTCGCCACGGTGGAGCCGCAATATCTCATCCACGCGCTCTGCGACCGCTGGCAAGAACTGCGCGACGTGGAAATCATGGCCAGCAACACCATGAAACCTTATCCGTGGTTCGAGAAAGAGCGTGGCGCGGCTTTCAAGATTCACGCGAGCTATCTCTCCGGCTACTCCCGCCCGCTCTACCAAGAGAAACGCCTCGAATACGGCATCGGGACGGTGTATTCGCCGACGAAAGGGCTTGAGTCCGGTCGTTCGCACCCGATGATAGACGCCGAGGTCTGTCTGTTGATGGTCTCCACGCCCAATGCCCAAGGTTTTTGTAGCTTCGGCGATCAGCTGTGGTACTCACGGGCGTGGGTGGAGCGCTCCAAGCTGGTGATTGCCGAGGTCAACCCGCTCCTGATCCGCACCGGTGGCGACAACTACGTGCACGTGTCCCAGCTCGATTATTTGGTGGAACAGCCGGAACCCACCCGGCCGTTTGGTTTGACGCTCAGCGTCTCGCCTGACGAACAAGAGGCGGCGGAGAAGATCGGCGCTTTGGTAGCGTCCCTGGTGCGCGATGGCGACACTATTCAGATCGGTCTGGGCTCGGTGTCCATGGCGGCCGGGTTGTATCTGCGCGAGAAGAACGACTTGGGGGTTCACTCCGAGATTATTACTTCAGGGATGCTTGATCTCTATCGGCGCGGCGTCATCACTGGCAAGAAAAAGACGATCGATACCGGAAAGATGGTCTCGACTGGGATGTTTCTGGAACCCGAAGACTACGTGTTTGTCGATGGCAACCCCGCCGTCGAGCTGCGCAATGCCTGGTATACCAACAGCCCCGCCGTAATCGCTGGCAGCCATAACCAAGTAGCGATCAACAACGCGTTGTCGGTCGATTTCACCGGCCAAGTGACTGCCGAAGCCTTCGGTCCGCAGATGTACACCGGCGTGGCCGGACAACTGGATTTCGTCCTCGGCGCGTATCTGTCTCCGGGAGGCAGGTCGATTACGGTGTTGCCCTCGACCGCGCGTGCTGGGACGGTGTCGCGGATCGTCCCCATGTTTCCCGAAGGCCAAGTCGTGTCTTTGCCGCGTACCTATGTCGACTACATCGTCACAGAATACGGCATCGCTAGTTTGGCCGGGAAAAGCGAACAGGCCCGGGCCGAGGCGCTCATCACCATCGCGCATCCAAAGTTTCGCGAGGAATTGCAAGCGGCAGCGCGAAAGAAATTCGTATCGTAA
- a CDS encoding nitronate monooxygenase, which yields MLQTTLCRELGIEYPIFSVGMGAGMAGPELAAAVSNAGGCGVLGMGGLPAHYIRRQIRQLRSLTQKPFGVNIILPLLQEGQIETCLDERVPVLVLFWGDPKPYVQEAHRRGTKVFIQVGSVEEAQAAAEAGVDGIIAQGVEAGGHVKSTTSLSTIVPAVVEAVAPIPVIAAGGIADGRGVVAALSLGAQAVSMGTRFLCSEEAKVVRAYKERVVQSRAEDTVYTMLFDVGWPDAAHRVLRNKEIAEWEAQGRPASGQRPGEGSVVGTMSVADTTVDSPRYGVFPPMEGFTGDIERTALYAGESCRLIHDIKPAAQIVRDIMREAEAVLARIQAAA from the coding sequence ATGTTACAGACTACGCTCTGTCGTGAGCTAGGGATCGAGTATCCGATTTTTTCCGTGGGTATGGGCGCTGGCATGGCCGGTCCGGAACTTGCCGCCGCCGTGTCCAATGCTGGCGGGTGCGGCGTATTGGGTATGGGAGGATTGCCCGCGCACTATATTCGTCGGCAGATTAGGCAGCTCCGCTCCCTGACACAGAAGCCTTTCGGGGTGAACATTATTTTGCCCCTTCTGCAGGAAGGGCAAATCGAGACCTGTCTCGACGAGCGGGTGCCGGTCTTGGTGCTGTTCTGGGGCGACCCGAAGCCGTATGTGCAAGAAGCTCATCGTCGTGGCACGAAAGTCTTCATTCAAGTCGGCTCGGTAGAAGAGGCGCAAGCCGCTGCCGAGGCCGGAGTCGATGGTATCATTGCCCAGGGTGTGGAAGCCGGTGGACACGTAAAAAGCACGACCTCTCTCTCCACCATTGTTCCCGCTGTGGTCGAGGCGGTTGCCCCGATTCCGGTGATCGCTGCCGGCGGCATTGCCGATGGCAGAGGAGTGGTAGCTGCGCTCAGTCTCGGCGCGCAGGCAGTCTCAATGGGGACGCGCTTCCTGTGCAGCGAGGAGGCGAAAGTCGTTCGCGCGTACAAAGAACGCGTCGTGCAGAGCCGCGCCGAGGACACCGTATACACGATGCTCTTCGACGTCGGCTGGCCGGACGCGGCGCACCGCGTGCTGCGCAACAAAGAAATCGCAGAGTGGGAGGCTCAAGGTCGCCCCGCCAGTGGGCAGCGTCCGGGCGAAGGCAGCGTGGTCGGCACCATGTCCGTGGCGGATACCACGGTCGACTCGCCGCGTTACGGCGTGTTTCCGCCCATGGAAGGCTTCACCGGTGACATCGAGCGCACCGCACTCTATGCTGGGGAATCGTGTCGCTTGATCCACGATATCAAACCTGCGGCGCAGATCGTGCGCGACATTATGCGTGAAGCTGAAGCAGTGCTTGCCCGCATACAGGCCGCCGCGTAA